The proteins below are encoded in one region of Engraulis encrasicolus isolate BLACKSEA-1 chromosome 1, IST_EnEncr_1.0, whole genome shotgun sequence:
- the LOC134456943 gene encoding protocadherin Fat 4-like, which yields MENPVNCDAGSALTSLGRVDEGYEGPVENLTGIPEGTILSLEPLQESTGNTFLMIGPIEGGSAVVSTTKELDADSLKALANGSSVLTVTAVDADATNANNVVSYSIQAPRPPEFSIDTNGVIKLLRKLNYNAATSYTFTVIARDPPGKTATAAVTVTVADYDDLNPYFDHNVYTGSIMENEMGEMTSVLPEAIKAQDGDKGINQPVVYSITSVAPGEFTGNLAIDANTGVITVRSALDREQVSSINIHIKAEQNNDPGKTANALVVVNVEDYNDNPPEFDKTAYNASISENSPNGYFILQTKVTDKDLGGFIGTLRLIPDTVPFTISNDGIITVKTSADLDRETNPSFTFQVEAREDDHTETADVVITLLDVNDNSPQFSSSKYEGKVFSNQTVGMNVVKVEATDADEGVNGEVTYSIDAGNEDDHFTLDENSGDITLAKVIILEDNTVKRFSLYVTARDGGEISRASSVLVAIQAPGNSDPQFTAKIYHATVEEEIDPPVKFLKVDFYSVSSVVPVTLQVNTYQDLFSIDNNGELSTKAKLDYEVQSNYTVSISLSDGTKSDTAEVKVQVLDVNDNSPVFVGNPFTFTLSEDVKLGTNMTVLTATDADSGFNGEVRYSIQGGGGSFEVDPKTGRITVDKALDREEADEITFKVVATDQGRPSRSATADVTVTLTDVNDNNPVFAMAQHYIAVSEIDEPGLVLVKLNATDADDGVNAAVTYLITKQDPVTKPPAFGVDAVSGELTLAAKLDFGNATRYVLTVEAVDGGTPPLTGVATVMVQVEDVNNNLVFSRPTYNFSVLEHLLSGSEVGVVLASSDSLLLSVSYALKTHQDAFSIDSSGLILTRVELDTETEALYVVSVEATDTSKPPNTALAVVTVQVKNVNEAPVFDNKTYKAEIFSNAPFKTPVVQVKATDPDVGDMLQYSLVEPSSMFDIEPSSGQVYVVSLEGESGKETLEVKAEDKHGLHATATVEVTVNEVADTNVVVISLNQPINAVEKKAPELEQSMGRVLGWTVRIVSISTSNGGASDRSAPIGRESRTYISFVAMDTSGTAIAAEKVKSKLTEEEQQVQSELEKVFGSGLEHEVERGPGESVSDPMQTAVIALSVLLALSIVGIIVLTVVSVKKFRNMKREKDDSELDSFGLNSRHNSVSSGKVNPANSAQSSPQSQRRASEVSKQEDNTSEDESDTDRL from the exons AAAACCCTGTCAACTGTGACGCCGGCTCAGCTCTTACATCACTGGGAAGAGTTGATGAAGGATATGAAG GTCCGGTGGAGAATCTGACTGGCATTCCTGAGGGGACAATTCTAAGCTTGGAGCCCTTACAAGAATCCACTGGCAACACCTTCCTGATGATTGGCCCAATTGAAGGAGGCTCTGCAGTGGTGTCCACCACCAAAGAGTTGGATGCTGACTCTCTCAAG GCTCTTGCTAATGGTTCATCAGTCCTTACAGTAACAGCGGTGGATGCTGACGCAACAAACGCCAACAACGTAGTCTCCTATTCCATCCAG GCTCCACGGCCACCTGAGTTTTCCATTGACACCAATGGGGTGATCAAGCTGCTGAGGAAACTGAACTACAACGCTGCTACTAGCTACACATTCACAGTCATAGCACGG GACCCGCCAGGTAAgactgccactgctgctgtgaCTGTGACAGTGGCCGACTATGACGACTTGAACCCTTACTTTGACCACAACGTCTACACGGGCTCCATAATGGAGAACGAG ATGGGGGAAATGACGTCTGTCCTGCCAGAGGCCATCAAAGCCCAAGATGGAGACAAAGGCATCAACCAACCAGTGGTCTACAGCATCACTTCAG TGGCTCCAGGTGAATTCACAGGTAACTTGGCCATTGATGCCAACACTGGTGTCATCACTGTGAGAAGTGCACTGGACCGAGAACAAGTATCATCTATCAACATCCATATTAAG GCAGAGCAGAATAACGATCCTGGCAAAACGGCTAATGCCTTAGTGGTGGTAAACGTGGAGGATTACAATGACAACCCCCCCGAGTTTGACAAGACCGCATACAACGCATCTATTTCGGAAAATTCTCCAAACGGCTACTTCATTCTACAGACCAAAGTCACCGACAAAGACCTG GGAGGGTTTATTGGGACACTGCGCCTCATCCCAGACACGGTGCCTTTCACCATTAGCAATGACGGCATCATCACAGTGAAGACATCAGCTGACTTGGACCGAGAGACCAACCCCAGCTTCACCTTCCAG GTGGAGGCGAGGGAGGATGACCATACAGAGACGGCTGACGTAGTGATCACTCTGTTGGACGTCAACGATAACAGCCCACAGTTCAGCAGCAGCAAGTACGAGGGCAAAGTCTTCAGCAATCAGACCGTCGGAATGAACGTTGTCAAG GTGGAGGCGACTGACGCAGATGAGGGAGTGAACGGGGAGGTGACTTACTCCATTGATGCGGGTAACGAGGACGACCATTTCACACTTGACGAGAACAGCGGAGACATCACCTTGGCCAAGGTCATCATCCTCGAGGATAACACAGTGAAGCGCTTCTCCCTTTACGTCACGGCCAGAGATG GGGGCGAGATTTCCAGGGCATCTTCAGTACTGGTCGCCATTCAGGCACCGGGAAACTCAGATCCCCAGTTTACTGCAAAGATCTACCACGCTACAGTTGAGGAAGAGATTGACCCTCCTGTGAAGTTCCTCAAA GTTGATTTTTATTCTGTGAGCTCAGTTGTTCCAGTGACACTGCAGGTTAACACCTACCAGGATCTTTTCTCCATTGACAACAACGGCGAGCTATCCACTAAGGCCAAGCTCGACTACGAGGTCCAGTCCAACTACACCGTAAGCATCTCCCTGTCCGACGGAACCAAATCCGACACGGCGGAGGTCAAAGTTCAGGTGCTGGACGTGAACGATAACTCCCCTGTGTTCGTGGGCAACCCCTTTACGTTCACTCTGTCTGAGGATGTGAAGCTCGGGACCAACATGACAGTGTTGACGGCCACGGACGCGGACTCTGGTTTCAATGGCGAGGTACGCTACTCCATTCAGGGCGGAGGCGGTAGTTTCGAAGTGGATCCCAAAACAGGACGCATCACCGTGGACAAAGCCCTAGATCGAGAGGAAGCAGATGAGATCACCTTCAAGGTCGTGGCCACCGATCAAGGTCGTCCGTCCCGCTCGGCCACCGCTGACGTGACCGTCACCCTAACGGACGTCAACGACAACAATCCTGTCTTCGCCATGGCGCAGCACTACATCGCCGTGTCGGAGATTGACGAGCCTGGTCTGGTGCTGGTCAAGCTTAATGCCACGGACGCAGATGATGGCGTGAACGCGGCTGTCACGTACCTGATCACCAAGCAGGACCCCGTGACAAAGCCCCCGGCGTTCGGGGTGGACGCTGTCTCTGGAGAGCTGACGCTGGCCGCCAAGTTGGATTTCGGCAATGCCACGCGCTACGTGCTGACGGTGGAGGCGGTGGACGGAGGAACACCACCGCTGACGGGCGTCGCCACGGTGATGGTGCAGGTGGAGGACGTGAACAACAACCTGGTGTTTTCCCGCCCCACCTACAACTTCAGCGTCCTGGAGCACCTGCTCAGCGGCAGCGAGGTGGGAGTGGTGCTGGCCTCCTCTGACAGCCTCCTCCTCAGCGTCAGCTACGCACTGAAGACCCACCAGGACGCATTCTCCATTGACAGTTCCGGGTTGATTCTGACCCGGGTCGAGCTGGACACGGAGACAGAGGCGCTGTATGTGGTGTCTGTGGAGGCCACTGACACCAGCAAGCCACCTAATACTGCCCTTGCAGTG GTGACAGTTCAGGTAAAGAATGTGAACGAGGCTCCAGTGTTTGACAACAAGACCTACAAGGCAGAGATCTTCAGCAATGCTCCCTTTAAAACACCTGTCGTTCAAGTCAAG GCCACAGACCCTGACGTGGGGGACATGCTGCAGTATTCCCTGGTGGAGCCCAGCTCCATGTTTGATATAGAGCCCTCTAGTGGCCAGGTGTATGTAGTGTCACTGGAAGGAGAGAGCGGGAAGGAAACCCTGGAGGTTAAAGCTGAGGACAAACACGGACTCCACGCCACAGCTACAGTGGAG GTGACAGTGAATGAAGTGGCGGACACCAACGTCGTGGTCATCTCCCTCAACCAGCCAATCAACGCAGTGGAGAAGAAAGCACCCGAGCTGGAGCA gtccATGGGCAGAGTTCTGGGCTGGACCGTCAGGAtagtcagcatcagcaccagcaacGGTGGAGCAAGTGACCGCAGCGCTCCCATTGGTCGAGAATCCAGGACATACATCAGCTTTGTCGCCATGGATACCAGTGGCACTGCCATAGCTGCCGAGAAAGTCAAAAG CAAGTTGacagaggaggagcagcaggtccAGTCGGAGCTGGAGAAGGTGTTTGGTTCTGGCCTGGAGCACGAGGTGGAGAGGGGCCCCGGGGAGAGCGTCTCCGACCCCATGCAGACCGCAGTCATCGCCCTCAGCGTCCTGCTGGCTCTAAGCATCGTGGGAATCATAGTCCTGACCGTGGTCTCTGTCAAAAA ATTCAGGAACATGAAAAGAGAAAAGGACGATTCAGAACTAGATTCCTTTGGCCTCAATTCACGTCATAACTCAGT ATCATCAgggaaagtgaatccagcaaactCTGCTCAG TCGAGTCCGCAGAGCCAGAGGAGGGCGTCCGAGGTCTCTAAGCAAGAGGACAACACCAGTGAAGACGAAAGTGACACAGATCGACTTTAA